The proteins below are encoded in one region of Maribacter aestuarii:
- a CDS encoding DUF4249 domain-containing protein, translating to MKLLKLTYKTFVLVFLSVLFGCTEPFQFEDPVFESALVIEATITDEDKIQSVHISRSFPLDTVAAKGERGALVEITDETGRVFGFDDNGNGTYSSRMAFAAQNGRSYQLSVRTSYGKSYQSETVSIRASSTIDEIYAVREFKDDLEEGVFIYVDSYDASNNSLYYRYEYEETYKIIAPFYSGFEAFVFSPLPSTSVGFRASDSVGQVCYATDNSRRIIQTTTTNLGEDRVSRFAVRFINRENYIISHRYSILVKQYVQSREAFSYYKTLATLSGSESLFSQIQTGFLDGNISSQQDSSEKIIGFFEVASVTEKRLFFDYEDLFPGEALPDYIINCQFLSPPLIGLSGQTFPLYDAVYFGFVDFYDEYDTERNPLNFGQYGPYLMTPAGCGDCTKFGSRTVPSFWTE from the coding sequence TTGAAGCTTCTAAAACTAACATATAAAACATTTGTACTGGTATTTTTATCAGTGTTATTTGGCTGTACAGAACCCTTTCAATTCGAAGATCCTGTCTTTGAGAGTGCTTTGGTTATAGAGGCGACTATTACGGATGAGGACAAAATTCAAAGTGTTCATATTTCCCGCTCCTTTCCCTTGGATACCGTTGCAGCTAAGGGTGAACGAGGGGCCTTAGTTGAAATCACAGACGAGACGGGAAGGGTTTTCGGCTTTGATGACAATGGAAATGGTACATACAGCTCAAGAATGGCCTTTGCAGCACAAAACGGAAGGTCATATCAACTTTCCGTAAGAACATCCTATGGTAAATCTTACCAATCGGAAACTGTTAGTATAAGGGCCAGCTCCACTATTGACGAAATCTACGCTGTGCGTGAGTTCAAGGACGATTTGGAAGAGGGTGTCTTTATTTATGTGGATAGTTATGATGCCAGTAATAATAGTCTTTATTATCGATATGAATATGAAGAAACTTACAAAATCATAGCTCCATTCTATTCTGGTTTTGAGGCCTTTGTATTTTCGCCATTACCAAGTACTTCAGTAGGGTTTAGGGCATCAGATAGTGTAGGCCAGGTTTGTTACGCTACCGATAATTCCAGAAGGATAATTCAGACCACAACGACCAATCTAGGAGAGGATAGAGTGAGCAGATTTGCCGTAAGGTTTATAAATAGGGAGAACTATATCATCTCCCATCGTTACAGCATATTAGTTAAACAATATGTACAGAGCAGAGAGGCCTTTTCCTACTATAAAACCTTGGCAACATTATCAGGTTCAGAAAGTCTATTTTCCCAAATACAGACGGGCTTTTTGGACGGGAACATAAGCTCACAACAAGACAGTTCTGAAAAAATCATAGGTTTCTTCGAGGTTGCCTCGGTAACCGAAAAACGTTTGTTTTTTGATTATGAGGACTTGTTCCCAGGGGAAGCTTTACCAGACTATATCATAAATTGTCAATTTTTATCACCTCCTTTGATTGGCTTAAGCGGCCAAACATTTCCCCTATATGACGCTGTATATTTCGGTTTTGTTGATTTTTATGATGAATATGACACAGAAAGAAACCCCTTAAATTTTGGTCAATACGGTCCGTACCTAATGACCCCCGCAGGATGTGGGGATTGCACCAAATTTGGCAGTAGAACAGTCCCAAGTTTTTGGACGGAATAA
- a CDS encoding DUF4249 domain-containing protein has translation MQDLHIKLKYVIVLSVLTVVCCTEPFDIPKTKTEGILVVDARITNENKQQVVRLSRTVPLDSNAINGEAQAQVLVSDDLGNEFRFNESESGTYLSDANFAVVPGRVYELKVETSDGWSYSSQRTQAPPAARIDRLYAEKGIRDSLEQGVFIYVDNDEPANGPFYYKYEYEETYKVFAPYWVPEEAYLVNFDPTISGAVPTDVRPKMQEEQVCYPSVKSKRIIQGNTAGLTGNSLEKFPVRFVAQSNYILAYHYTILVRQYVQSPQAYTYYETLAKLSSVENVFSQIQTGFFEGNITSDVDVLEPVLGYFEVASVDEQRIFFDYGDIFPGERRPNFPFLCEFQAPLRGLRSAIEFEILEFYDYNDPPDPQYSEPGPYIMVPRVCGDCTVLGSNVIPDFWTE, from the coding sequence ATGCAGGATTTACATATAAAACTTAAGTATGTCATAGTTCTGTCTGTATTGACAGTAGTATGCTGTACCGAGCCGTTCGATATCCCGAAAACCAAAACAGAGGGCATCCTGGTAGTAGATGCTCGGATTACCAATGAGAACAAACAACAGGTTGTACGACTATCCAGAACAGTCCCTTTGGACTCAAACGCCATTAACGGTGAAGCGCAGGCCCAAGTGCTTGTAAGTGATGATTTGGGAAATGAATTCCGGTTCAACGAGAGTGAATCCGGAACCTACTTGTCCGACGCCAATTTCGCCGTCGTACCTGGTAGGGTATATGAACTAAAGGTAGAGACTAGTGATGGTTGGTCCTATAGCTCCCAAAGGACACAGGCGCCACCAGCAGCACGAATAGACCGCCTGTATGCCGAAAAGGGTATAAGGGACAGTCTGGAACAGGGGGTTTTTATATATGTGGATAATGACGAACCGGCCAATGGCCCGTTTTACTATAAGTACGAGTATGAAGAAACCTATAAGGTATTTGCTCCTTATTGGGTTCCTGAGGAGGCCTATCTTGTTAATTTTGACCCTACTATTTCGGGTGCAGTCCCCACTGATGTGCGCCCAAAAATGCAAGAAGAGCAGGTTTGTTATCCAAGTGTGAAGTCCAAACGTATTATTCAAGGGAACACGGCAGGGCTTACGGGTAATAGCTTGGAGAAATTCCCTGTGCGTTTCGTTGCGCAGAGCAATTATATCTTGGCCTACCACTACACTATTTTAGTGCGACAGTACGTGCAATCTCCGCAGGCCTATACCTACTACGAAACCCTAGCAAAATTGTCTAGTGTGGAAAACGTCTTTTCCCAAATCCAAACAGGTTTTTTTGAAGGCAACATAACTAGCGATGTAGATGTTTTGGAACCCGTTTTGGGTTATTTTGAAGTTGCCAGTGTGGACGAGCAGCGTATATTCTTTGACTATGGGGATATTTTCCCAGGAGAACGTAGACCTAATTTCCCGTTCCTTTGTGAATTTCAAGCACCGTTGAGGGGATTGAGATCAGCAATTGAATTTGAAATTTTAGAATTTTACGATTATAACGACCCACCGGATCCTCAATATTCGGAACCAGGACCTTATATTATGGTGCCAAGAGTATGCGGGGACTGTACGGTATTGGGAAGCAACGTAATACCGGATTTCTGGACAGAATAA